Proteins found in one Brachypodium distachyon strain Bd21 chromosome 5, Brachypodium_distachyon_v3.0, whole genome shotgun sequence genomic segment:
- the LOC100828054 gene encoding probable carbohydrate esterase At4g34215, protein MRIFVLSGQSNMAGRGGVHHRRWDGVVPPECAPLPSILRLSAALDWEEAREPLHADIDKAKTCGVGPGMAFARAILPQLQPPAPAPAPGAAAGAGVGLVPCAVGGTAIREWARGEPLYEQMVRRARAATEYGEIEALLWYQGESDAESDAAAAAYQGNVERLIANVREDLGMPELPFIQVALASGNKRNFEKVRKAQLSINLPNVVTVDAIGLALNDDNLHLTTESQVKLGEILAQAYMGNFLQATS, encoded by the exons ATGCGCATCTTCGTGCTCTCAGGGCAGAGCAACAtggccggccgcggcggcgtgcaCCACCGGCGGTGGGACGGGGTCGTGCCGCCCGAGTGCGCGCCGCTCCCCTCCATCCTCCGCCTCTCCGCCGCTCTCGATTGGGAGGAGGCCCGGGAGCCGCTCCACGCCGACATCGACAAGGCCAAGACCTGCGGCGTCGGCCCCGGGATGGCCTTCGCCCGCGCCATCCTCCCGCAGCTGcagccccctgcccctgcccctgcccctggcgccgccgccggagccggggtCGGGCTCGTGCCCTGCGCCGTCGGCGGCACGGCGATCCGGGAGTGGGCCCGCGGGGAGCCCCTGTACGAGCAGATGGTGCGCCGCGCACGCGCCGCGACCGAGTACGGCGAGATCGAGGCCTTGCTGTGGTACCAAGGGGAGAGCGATGCGGAAtccgatgccgccgccgccgcgtaccAGGGTAACGTCGAGAGGCTCATAGCCAATGTCAGGGAGGATCTTGGGATGCCTGAGCTACCATTCATTCAG GTTGCTCTTGCATCTGGGAATAAAAGGAACTTTGAAAAAGTGAGGAAGGCTCAGCTTAGCATTAACTTGCCCAATGTTGTAACTGTGGATGCAATCGGTCTGGCGCTGAACGATGATAATTTGCATCTTACTACTGAATCACAAGTAAAGCTTGGAGAAATACTGGCACAAGCCTACATGGGTAACTTTTTACAAGCAACCTCCTAG